The Victivallis sp. Marseille-Q1083 genome has a window encoding:
- a CDS encoding ATP-binding protein: protein MKYYIKSVVNYIDGQLKAIPGTGNRFQMMIPSLPAKETLELANRLDKYCSGNDIHLDFKVAHELAEEWTAQEQADVKVNGYWVSGSLTGLRNAINTSDKNSLLILVGSAKVTDKGSLSDFHQCDFYNLWNAQLKQSFAGWLDDFFNEHNIQFGEAELEQADNILKELSARYDILKISAFLENAEIDGTSAKEAIRELLAQLDSFGLPNLSNCVYQSKRKESFRYYSSSAKDFFSYNSFLEPSKREDALKRIDKFISEAQKDIQPEQIASFESEEEFFDALKLYIAENDAGSKQLLNKCDFVFIWEDILKYKPKKEKTDKQTVKKLYGSPLEVFLHAIYIALGKAKTHNITKVVLTGKKFRHDCCADDMNQSEKAQQLLTQMLGGLDAFLEKYIQIFQNKDGDTTEISCELLNDTIAYESSKTGEPYFEFQVTLEQLSSEDMDEDFNFALCLPEIHPYRLASDLITLAHKNIAEHNADWLYPIPVFHLNYYQELMAAKDEDEICRILLHCINDSDSHPGATPFMENLFTETWRTQHPDELKIDLEKIAFDYKQFISNAKNNGFYSALREKASALIDSYHQAAEHFVKEEKYQNSTKLAAMLFRAFLVIGDHRNQDIDIWGVRPYEKDAVITILHPSLIEMVHAQCVFLTRAFSTLVNEALASDKPSFKENRWQYYVDMAEIQMPLGGLLTDANGVLSIDVRGKNLLHRILNKHTDPTSSIATRLITRYDHIDEDDISDTEIFKETRESKLLLRILNDYRVMHPHARDGICLAVYRNDDIQPVLSALNSYLKKWINPDQMKNGQKYAVSLVLFSDFADDTGIANYLEEWQERWEAAENEDKLKYYSYCSLSVAHRIVSTTNNRAQFEKILREDFDCDIFVFYNFIAAGQDENKFKPVAAYDNTRDVLKFPILEKSFCSQATPDEKLTRTQIISNRQFRINADHTEIMARLKNQYTKTDQYHVILGTGNFAEWQRIIDAAHEAAEWIVCIDANIDDKLLKEISPTYKDQGKERELIGFGSGVGVHGESNYTISTQQFSFADLKINLRNNFKNTFSYGSKAEDIVIVEQLVGEAQKLSGLSMIRALGPSYYRCDLLAYSLIYKLLPLTSGEHLCNQIFSIDAYRHWFDLSSPDDKTHPDLLWMRADITPSGKFAFKMTMIECKMVKENSAVLDKAKEQIQNGLDVLIKAFRPRVNGQEVPDGRYWYLQLHRLIACSAKNVQNEEIFLAAMERLSAGDFEISWTAGVFAFWTDSKQPGMDEIECWDIESNNENYEVQVYSIGYQFIKNICNGMESPIRDWDGKMVTLKPSSSTATDIEERPQDEIEPEEEEEVIVAPPVIEPVIPEDEPPVSSGNDSIDDSASTADGNDEDGKTIEQPPAVPGPQHEIPQRIFLGKENGRDFYWEFGHPKLNNRHLLIFGSSGMGKTYAIQTILCEFGRQKQNSLIVDYTNGFLPNQLESATSNALRPGQRFVKANKLPLDPFLKQKQDVGGGYFIENNSMDVAKRVTSIFNSVYNMGDQQASILIDAIYDGVESGQMNLERLMPIWESYLDDGVHKKGTVQTVISKLKPFVSEHPFTNEQNSSWQGIFDDKQHLCHVFQLAGVDKETSRILIEFILWDLYAYACNSSTEKTPKVIVLDEVQNLDQKLEAPLGKILTEGRKFGLCLIAATQTLSNLDKDQQARLFQAGHKLFFGPNAPEANQYAELVMQVANSGTKEQWKAKLMSLQKGECLSIGPVLNEKTGEMRVEVHKIKISSLAERGF from the coding sequence ATGAAATACTATATTAAAAGCGTTGTTAATTATATTGATGGACAGCTGAAAGCTATTCCTGGCACAGGCAACCGTTTTCAGATGATGATTCCCAGCTTGCCTGCCAAAGAAACACTGGAATTGGCAAATCGTCTGGACAAATATTGTTCCGGAAATGACATCCATTTGGACTTCAAGGTAGCTCATGAACTTGCCGAAGAGTGGACTGCCCAAGAGCAAGCTGATGTAAAGGTTAACGGTTATTGGGTGTCCGGAAGTTTGACTGGATTACGCAACGCAATCAATACCAGTGATAAAAATTCTCTGCTAATCCTGGTAGGTTCTGCAAAAGTAACAGATAAAGGCAGTTTATCAGACTTCCACCAGTGCGATTTTTACAATCTGTGGAATGCCCAGCTGAAACAAAGTTTTGCCGGATGGTTGGATGATTTTTTTAATGAACACAATATACAATTCGGCGAAGCTGAACTTGAACAAGCAGATAATATTCTTAAAGAACTGTCAGCACGTTATGACATATTAAAAATCTCCGCATTTCTGGAGAATGCGGAAATAGATGGAACTTCTGCCAAGGAGGCTATCCGCGAGCTGCTCGCGCAATTAGACTCATTCGGGCTTCCTAATCTCAGCAACTGTGTGTATCAAAGCAAACGCAAAGAATCTTTTAGATATTATTCCAGCAGTGCAAAGGACTTTTTCAGTTACAACAGCTTCCTTGAGCCTTCCAAGCGCGAAGATGCATTGAAACGTATTGATAAATTTATTTCAGAAGCACAAAAAGATATTCAGCCGGAACAGATCGCATCCTTTGAGTCTGAAGAAGAATTCTTCGATGCTTTGAAACTTTACATCGCGGAAAACGATGCAGGATCCAAGCAGCTTCTGAACAAATGCGATTTTGTTTTTATCTGGGAAGATATTCTGAAATATAAGCCTAAAAAGGAAAAAACGGATAAACAAACTGTAAAAAAACTTTACGGTTCTCCTCTTGAGGTGTTTTTGCACGCTATTTATATTGCTCTTGGAAAAGCAAAAACTCATAATATCACCAAGGTTGTTCTGACCGGTAAAAAATTCCGCCATGATTGTTGCGCAGATGACATGAATCAAAGTGAGAAAGCACAGCAATTACTTACTCAAATGCTTGGTGGGTTGGACGCATTTTTGGAAAAATATATCCAAATTTTCCAGAATAAAGATGGCGACACCACAGAGATATCCTGTGAACTGCTGAACGATACTATCGCTTATGAGTCATCAAAGACCGGTGAGCCTTATTTTGAATTTCAAGTTACATTGGAACAACTCTCATCTGAAGACATGGATGAAGATTTCAATTTTGCTCTTTGCCTGCCAGAAATTCACCCCTACCGCTTGGCATCCGATCTGATAACTCTTGCACACAAAAATATTGCAGAGCACAATGCCGACTGGCTTTATCCCATTCCGGTCTTTCATCTGAACTACTATCAGGAATTGATGGCCGCTAAAGATGAGGATGAAATTTGCCGGATATTGCTACATTGTATCAATGACAGTGATTCCCATCCTGGAGCAACGCCTTTCATGGAGAACCTGTTTACAGAGACATGGCGCACTCAACATCCGGATGAATTAAAAATAGATCTGGAAAAAATTGCTTTTGACTATAAGCAGTTCATCTCAAATGCAAAAAATAACGGTTTTTACTCTGCTTTGAGAGAAAAAGCATCGGCTCTTATAGACTCTTATCATCAGGCAGCAGAACACTTTGTCAAAGAAGAAAAATATCAGAATTCCACAAAATTGGCGGCGATGTTATTCCGAGCATTTTTGGTCATCGGTGATCACCGCAATCAAGATATTGATATTTGGGGAGTTCGGCCATACGAGAAAGATGCCGTCATCACCATTTTGCATCCCAGTTTAATAGAGATGGTTCATGCTCAGTGCGTATTCCTGACGCGTGCATTTTCCACTCTGGTTAATGAAGCATTGGCAAGTGATAAACCCAGTTTCAAAGAAAACCGGTGGCAGTACTATGTTGATATGGCAGAAATTCAAATGCCGCTTGGGGGCTTGTTAACCGATGCCAATGGTGTGTTAAGTATAGATGTCAGAGGCAAAAATTTACTTCATCGTATCTTGAATAAGCATACCGATCCAACATCTTCAATTGCAACTCGCCTGATAACTCGCTATGATCACATAGATGAGGATGATATCAGCGATACAGAGATTTTCAAGGAAACACGAGAGTCAAAACTGCTCTTGAGAATCCTCAATGATTACCGAGTAATGCATCCTCACGCCCGTGACGGCATTTGCCTTGCTGTCTATCGGAATGATGATATTCAACCTGTGCTTTCTGCGTTGAATAGTTATCTGAAGAAGTGGATCAACCCTGATCAAATGAAAAATGGACAAAAATATGCAGTATCATTGGTGTTGTTCTCTGACTTCGCTGACGATACAGGTATTGCCAACTATCTTGAAGAGTGGCAGGAGCGCTGGGAAGCGGCAGAAAATGAAGATAAGTTGAAATACTACTCCTATTGTTCATTGTCTGTGGCGCATCGCATTGTTTCAACAACTAACAACCGTGCACAATTTGAAAAAATTTTGCGTGAAGATTTCGACTGCGATATTTTTGTGTTCTATAACTTCATTGCAGCAGGACAGGATGAAAATAAATTTAAGCCAGTTGCCGCTTATGACAATACTCGGGATGTGTTGAAATTCCCGATACTGGAAAAGTCCTTCTGCTCACAAGCGACTCCTGATGAGAAGCTAACTCGAACTCAAATTATTAGCAACCGGCAATTCAGAATAAACGCGGACCATACTGAAATTATGGCGCGCCTGAAAAATCAATATACGAAAACGGATCAATACCATGTTATTCTCGGAACAGGCAATTTTGCAGAATGGCAGAGAATCATTGATGCCGCACATGAAGCCGCCGAATGGATTGTATGCATTGATGCCAATATTGATGATAAATTGTTGAAAGAAATAAGTCCTACTTACAAAGATCAAGGCAAAGAGCGTGAACTCATAGGTTTTGGTTCTGGCGTTGGTGTCCACGGAGAAAGTAATTATACTATTTCAACTCAGCAATTCTCTTTTGCTGACCTGAAAATTAATCTCCGGAATAATTTCAAAAATACTTTCTCCTATGGTAGCAAGGCAGAGGATATTGTTATCGTTGAGCAATTGGTAGGTGAAGCACAAAAACTTTCCGGTCTGTCTATGATCAGAGCGCTCGGTCCGAGCTATTACCGGTGTGACTTGTTGGCTTACAGCCTGATTTATAAACTTCTGCCGCTCACCTCCGGCGAACACTTGTGCAATCAGATATTTTCTATCGATGCATATCGTCATTGGTTCGATTTGAGTTCTCCTGACGATAAAACACATCCTGATTTATTGTGGATGCGGGCAGATATTACCCCTTCGGGAAAATTCGCCTTCAAGATGACCATGATCGAATGCAAGATGGTCAAGGAGAACAGTGCTGTTTTGGATAAGGCTAAAGAGCAAATTCAGAATGGACTTGATGTACTTATTAAGGCATTCCGCCCCAGAGTGAATGGCCAAGAAGTGCCAGATGGACGCTACTGGTATTTGCAGCTTCATAGATTGATTGCTTGCAGCGCAAAAAATGTTCAGAATGAAGAAATATTCCTGGCGGCAATGGAACGTTTGTCAGCCGGTGATTTTGAAATTTCCTGGACTGCCGGTGTTTTTGCATTCTGGACGGACAGCAAGCAACCGGGAATGGACGAAATTGAATGTTGGGATATTGAGTCCAACAATGAAAACTACGAAGTGCAGGTTTATTCCATTGGTTATCAATTCATAAAGAATATTTGCAACGGCATGGAATCTCCCATTAGAGATTGGGATGGAAAGATGGTTACTCTTAAACCATCTTCTTCAACTGCTACCGATATTGAGGAACGTCCACAGGACGAGATTGAACCAGAAGAGGAGGAAGAGGTAATCGTAGCTCCGCCAGTCATTGAACCTGTTATTCCTGAAGATGAGCCACCTGTGAGTTCTGGGAATGATTCAATAGATGATTCAGCCTCAACGGCTGACGGGAATGACGAGGATGGTAAAACCATTGAACAGCCCCCCGCTGTTCCGGGGCCTCAGCATGAGATTCCACAACGAATTTTCTTGGGGAAAGAAAATGGCAGAGACTTCTATTGGGAATTTGGACATCCTAAATTGAACAACCGTCATCTACTTATATTTGGCAGTTCTGGAATGGGAAAAACCTATGCTATTCAGACAATTTTGTGTGAATTTGGCAGACAGAAGCAAAACAGTCTTATTGTAGATTATACCAATGGATTTTTGCCCAATCAGCTGGAATCTGCAACGTCTAATGCTCTGAGACCAGGACAACGATTTGTTAAAGCAAATAAACTTCCTCTTGATCCATTTTTGAAGCAAAAGCAAGATGTTGGCGGTGGTTACTTCATCGAAAACAATTCTATGGATGTCGCAAAACGTGTAACCTCCATTTTTAACTCTGTTTATAATATGGGAGATCAGCAAGCCAGCATCTTAATTGATGCAATCTATGATGGTGTAGAGTCGGGACAAATGAATTTGGAACGTCTCATGCCGATTTGGGAAAGCTATCTTGATGATGGAGTTCACAAAAAAGGGACAGTGCAAACTGTCATCAGTAAGTTAAAGCCATTCGTTTCTGAACATCCGTTTACGAATGAGCAGAACTCTAGTTGGCAAGGAATTTTTGATGACAAGCAACACTTGTGTCATGTATTCCAATTGGCAGGGGTGGATAAGGAAACATCAAGAATATTGATTGAGTTTATTCTTTGGGATCTTTACGCATATGCATGTAATTCAAGTACCGAAAAGACTCCTAAAGTAATTGTACTCGATGAAGTCCAGAATCTTGATCAAAAATTAGAAGCTCCCCTGGGTAAAATCCTCACAGAAGGACGAAAGTTTGGATTGTGTCTTATTGCTGCAACACAGACTTTAAGTAACTTGGATAAAGATCAACAAGCGAGATTGTTCCAAGCAGGACATAAGTTGTTCTTTGGACCTAATGCGCCAGAGGCAAATCAATACGCTGAACTGGTTATGCAGGTTGCAAATTCAGGAACTAAAGAACAATGGAAGGCAAAACTTATGTCTTTGCAAAAAGGCGAATGCTTATCCATCGGCCCTGTCCTCAATGAAAAAACAGGTGAGATGAGAGTTGAGGTCCATAAAATCAAAATTTCCTCCTTGGCAGAAAGAGGTTTTTAA
- a CDS encoding cysteine desulfurase family protein, which yields MRDKIIYLDNNATTSCSYKVQEAVRVCMKEQWGNASSQHFIGRQAYRLLEESRERVAAALACRKSEIFFNSGATEGNNWIFLSLLKSNPGKRRIVISSIEHKSVLLSARALEALGFEVVEMPVTQDGVVDLKQASELISNNTVLVSCQYANNETGVIQPVSQLCEMAHNAGAIFHCDAVQGLGKDNLEMSKQDFDITTFSGHKIHGPQGTGILYLRGGFKSWPYTLPFVGGGQEHDVHPGTHNLPGIVGLATAVEEVVSNLSQRIDHFSKLQKLLEKELLINIPGCIIHGKSANRLPNTTNVAIPGLPADILIANMPLFCISSGSACNSGAIGASYVLQSMGCLEEVSKRSVRISTSIFTTKKDIRSFVSELITTLKTLPSL from the coding sequence ATGAGAGATAAAATAATATACTTGGACAATAATGCAACAACCTCTTGTTCTTATAAAGTACAAGAAGCTGTTCGCGTGTGCATGAAAGAACAATGGGGAAATGCATCAAGTCAGCACTTTATAGGAAGACAAGCTTATCGTTTGCTTGAAGAATCCCGGGAACGAGTCGCTGCCGCTCTTGCTTGTCGTAAGTCCGAGATATTTTTTAATTCCGGTGCAACAGAAGGAAATAACTGGATTTTCTTAAGTTTATTAAAAAGCAATCCAGGCAAGCGGCGTATTGTAATCAGTTCTATTGAACACAAATCTGTCTTATTGAGTGCCAGAGCGCTGGAGGCATTGGGGTTTGAAGTTGTTGAAATGCCTGTAACACAAGACGGTGTTGTTGACCTAAAGCAAGCCTCAGAGCTTATATCAAATAATACAGTCCTTGTATCTTGCCAATACGCCAATAATGAGACAGGGGTTATTCAACCAGTTTCTCAATTATGTGAAATGGCTCATAATGCAGGGGCTATTTTTCATTGTGATGCTGTGCAAGGATTGGGCAAAGACAATCTTGAAATGAGTAAACAAGATTTTGACATTACTACTTTCAGCGGGCATAAAATTCACGGACCTCAAGGAACAGGAATCTTGTATTTACGTGGGGGATTTAAATCATGGCCCTACACACTGCCCTTTGTCGGAGGAGGCCAGGAACATGATGTGCATCCCGGAACTCATAATTTGCCTGGAATTGTTGGACTTGCTACCGCTGTAGAAGAGGTTGTTTCAAACTTATCTCAACGAATAGATCATTTTTCAAAGTTGCAAAAATTACTGGAAAAGGAGTTGCTTATCAACATACCAGGATGCATTATCCATGGAAAAAGTGCGAACCGGCTACCCAATACAACTAATGTTGCAATTCCAGGGCTCCCAGCAGATATTTTAATTGCCAATATGCCTTTATTTTGCATAAGTAGTGGTTCCGCATGTAATAGCGGAGCTATTGGAGCTTCGTATGTTCTACAATCAATGGGATGCCTAGAAGAAGTTTCCAAACGTTCAGTAAGAATATCGACAAGTATTTTTACTACTAAAAAAGATATTAGAAGTTTTGTTTCAGAACTAATTACAACCTTGAAAACCCTCCCGTCATTATAA
- a CDS encoding phosphoadenosine phosphosulfate reductase family protein, whose amino-acid sequence MSEKKVRHILALSGGKDSSALAVYMKDKVPEMEYVFCDTEKELDETYEYMQRLSQYLGKPIHTLKYKSGYGFDEILKLKRGYLPSVQSRWCTECLKLVPYEEYIGTDAVISYVGIRADEPHRTGYISTKPNIKTVFPFVEGNIRKADVFRILEEAGLGVPAYYEWRSRSGCFFCFFQQRIEWVGLLERHPDLFKQAMDYEKIDPITGERFTWIQNESLAELARPERVAAIKEQHAKQQLYAKKNQAHLKLKDVFETEDDGETPCLMCHL is encoded by the coding sequence ATGAGCGAAAAGAAAGTCAGGCATATATTAGCGCTTTCCGGAGGAAAGGATTCATCAGCGTTGGCCGTGTACATGAAAGATAAAGTACCGGAAATGGAATATGTTTTTTGTGATACTGAAAAAGAATTGGACGAAACATATGAATACATGCAACGCTTAAGTCAATATTTGGGAAAGCCAATTCATACATTAAAGTATAAATCAGGCTATGGTTTTGATGAAATACTAAAATTAAAGCGAGGCTACTTGCCGTCTGTTCAGTCTCGTTGGTGTACTGAATGTTTGAAACTTGTTCCTTATGAAGAATACATTGGAACGGATGCGGTTATAAGTTACGTTGGAATTCGAGCTGATGAACCACACAGAACGGGTTATATTTCAACTAAACCTAATATAAAAACTGTATTCCCGTTCGTTGAAGGAAACATTAGAAAAGCCGATGTTTTTCGTATTTTAGAAGAGGCTGGACTGGGTGTTCCCGCCTACTATGAGTGGCGCTCTCGTTCGGGATGTTTCTTTTGCTTTTTTCAGCAACGAATTGAGTGGGTTGGTTTATTGGAGCGTCATCCAGATCTCTTCAAGCAGGCGATGGATTATGAAAAGATTGATCCTATTACAGGAGAAAGATTTACCTGGATACAAAACGAAAGCCTTGCGGAGTTAGCGCGTCCAGAAAGAGTTGCTGCCATAAAGGAACAACACGCAAAACAACAACTTTATGCAAAGAAAAATCAAGCTCATTTAAAATTAAAAGATGTGTTTGAAACAGAGGATGACGGGGAAACGCCCTGTTTGATGTGTCACTTATGA